Proteins from a genomic interval of Pirellulales bacterium:
- the ptsP gene encoding phosphoenolpyruvate--protein phosphotransferase, translating into MQRLQGIAVSPGVAIGEALVMGNEGFRIPRRFVARDAVEEELSRLEAAFAESIQQVEHNRDAVSLELGREYGSIFEAHLQMLRDARLRSELEQLIRERHYSPEYAVSRALRRYVKVFQSLDNSYMAERATDILDIEKRLLRNLLGRRREEISSLTSPVLILAHNLTPSEVANLDRQFVRAFATEEGGSGSHTAIVAQGLEIPAVVGIGPFLTDISGGDQVIIDGDRGQVILQPDEETLSRYRRDEEQHRSHELQLAALRDLPAITADGEQIELFGNIEFPHEVRHCLSRGAGGIGLYRTEFLYLGTQTPPDEEGHFQAYSSVVRAMGDRPVIIRTFDLGADKVQSQLAVEEEKNPFLGLRSTRLALRNLPIFRTQLRAILRASALGDVRVMFPLIATLLELRQAKMVLADVMEDLDERNEPFNRDLPVGMMVEVPAAVLMIDQFCEEVDFLSIGTNDLIQYTLAVDRSNKDVADLYSASDPAVLKLVKLAIESADRHGKSISLCGQMSANSTYTMLLLGLGLRQMSVSAAAVPEIKRVCRSVTIDQCREVADRALALENARDVTSYLRQEMQNVLPDLPD; encoded by the coding sequence ATGCAGCGGTTGCAGGGGATCGCCGTTTCGCCCGGCGTGGCGATCGGCGAGGCGCTGGTCATGGGAAACGAGGGATTTCGCATCCCTCGCCGGTTCGTCGCGCGCGACGCGGTCGAAGAAGAACTGAGCCGCCTCGAAGCCGCCTTCGCCGAAAGCATTCAACAGGTCGAGCACAATCGCGACGCTGTCTCTCTCGAGTTGGGACGCGAATATGGCTCGATCTTCGAAGCGCACCTGCAGATGTTGCGCGATGCACGACTGCGCAGCGAGCTCGAGCAGCTCATCCGCGAGCGGCATTACTCGCCGGAATACGCCGTCAGCCGGGCCTTGCGGCGCTACGTCAAAGTCTTTCAATCGCTCGACAACAGCTACATGGCCGAGCGAGCCACGGATATTCTCGATATCGAGAAGCGGCTGCTCCGCAACCTGCTCGGCCGCCGGCGCGAAGAAATCTCGTCGCTGACCTCGCCCGTGCTGATCTTGGCTCACAACCTCACGCCCAGCGAGGTGGCCAATCTCGACCGGCAATTCGTCCGCGCCTTTGCCACCGAGGAAGGAGGCTCCGGCAGCCACACCGCGATCGTCGCGCAAGGGCTGGAGATTCCCGCCGTGGTCGGCATCGGCCCCTTTCTGACGGATATTTCCGGTGGCGACCAGGTGATCATCGACGGCGACCGCGGCCAGGTGATCCTGCAGCCGGATGAAGAGACTCTCTCGCGCTACCGGCGCGACGAAGAGCAACATCGCTCGCACGAGCTGCAACTGGCGGCGCTGCGTGATTTGCCGGCCATAACCGCCGACGGTGAGCAAATCGAACTGTTCGGCAACATCGAGTTTCCGCATGAGGTGCGCCATTGCTTGAGTCGTGGGGCCGGCGGCATCGGCCTGTACCGCACCGAGTTCTTATATCTCGGCACGCAGACGCCGCCCGATGAAGAGGGGCATTTTCAGGCGTATTCCAGTGTCGTGCGGGCGATGGGGGACCGACCGGTCATCATTCGCACGTTCGACCTTGGCGCGGACAAGGTCCAATCTCAGCTTGCCGTCGAGGAAGAGAAGAATCCGTTTCTGGGACTGCGCAGCACGCGGCTGGCCTTGCGCAATCTGCCGATCTTCCGCACGCAATTGCGCGCCATCCTGCGCGCAAGCGCCCTGGGTGACGTGCGCGTGATGTTCCCGCTCATTGCCACATTGCTCGAGCTGCGTCAGGCCAAGATGGTGCTGGCCGATGTCATGGAAGATCTGGACGAGCGCAACGAGCCGTTCAACCGCGATTTGCCGGTCGGCATGATGGTCGAGGTGCCTGCCGCGGTGCTGATGATCGACCAGTTTTGCGAAGAGGTCGATTTTCTCAGCATCGGAACGAACGATCTGATCCAGTACACTCTGGCCGTCGATCGCAGCAACAAGGACGTCGCTGATTTGTACAGCGCCAGTGATCCCGCCGTGCTGAAGCTGGTGAAGCTGGCGATCGAATCTGCCGACCGGCACGGCAAATCGATCAGCCTGTGCGGCCAGATGAGCGCGAATTCCACTTACACGATGTTGTTATTGGGCTTGGGCCTGCGGCAAATGAGCGTTTCGGCTGCTGCAGTCCCGGAAATCAAGCGTGTGTGTCGCAGCGTGACGATCGATCAATGCCGCGAGGTGGCCGATCGGGCGCTGGCTTTGGAGAATGCCCGCGACGTGACGAGTTATCTACGACAAGAGATGCAGAACGTATTGCCCGATCTGCCCGATTGA
- a CDS encoding TIGR03936 family radical SAM-associated protein produces the protein MVRRRVRIRFRKQGDLRWIGHLDLLRAWERLLRRACVPLVMTEGCHPRPRINLLSALPMGEAGLDEMVEVDFSGPQTTAELLAACEQSAPAGLTVTEVDETSPVVRGAQLREMAYEVPLPAERREDVTRRVAEMIAAPTLAIARAGEPAIDLRDLLMGADVSAGVLRFRIRASRERNLRAKDVLAALGLDDLRAGGIYPTRTQLVLES, from the coding sequence ATGGTTCGACGACGAGTACGCATTCGATTTCGCAAACAGGGCGACCTGCGTTGGATCGGCCACCTGGACCTGTTGCGCGCCTGGGAGCGATTGCTGCGGCGCGCCTGTGTCCCCTTGGTGATGACCGAAGGGTGTCATCCGCGTCCGCGGATCAACCTCTTATCGGCGTTACCGATGGGCGAGGCCGGTCTTGACGAAATGGTGGAAGTCGATTTCTCAGGTCCGCAGACCACGGCCGAGTTGCTTGCCGCCTGCGAGCAATCGGCGCCGGCCGGGCTGACCGTAACCGAGGTCGACGAAACTTCGCCCGTGGTTCGCGGGGCGCAACTGCGCGAGATGGCCTATGAAGTTCCTCTTCCGGCCGAGCGCCGCGAGGACGTGACCCGGCGCGTGGCGGAGATGATCGCCGCGCCGACATTGGCGATCGCCCGCGCAGGTGAGCCCGCGATCGATTTGCGCGACTTGTTGATGGGGGCCGATGTGTCGGCAGGCGTGCTGCGCTTTCGCATCCGCGCCAGCCGCGAGCGTAATTTGCGCGCCAAAGACGTGCTGGCCGCCCTCGGCCTCGACGATTTGCGCGCCGGCGGAATCTACCCAACCCGCACGCAATTGGTGCTGGAATCATGA
- a CDS encoding Rne/Rng family ribonuclease: MKQEMLINVSQPEECRIAIVEDGVLEELYIERSSQDNYVGNIYKGKVVNIEPSIQAAFVDFGVGRNGFLHISDVEPQYFRQGGYDPTKPIEGNGSQRGRGNGPDEERDDERDEERGDQHRQESPRHRKRGFRPGVRPRVKPPIQDILRRGDEVLVQVIKEGIGTKGPTLSTYISIPGRYLVLMPALGRVGVSRKIEDDDVRRKLRDVMLELNPPKGLGFIIRTAGIDRTKKELSRDLAYLLRLWKVIVRRIKKMQAPVDIYEESDMIIRTIRDIFTGDVDAIYIDEPAAHERAKEFLQIVMPRYVHRLQLYEGKEPLFHRYRLDEEISRIHQREVPLRQGGSIVVDQTEALVAIDVNSGNFRADDSAEETAFQMNLLAAKEIARQLRLRDLGGVIVNDFIDMRKERHRRGVERALRDAVKRDRARTKILRTSPFGLIEMTRQRIRPSLKRSVFKDCPGCSGTGVVKTAESMAIEVVRTLILASQQEDVAKVAVTVSDEVATYLNNKKRRELARIEDNASISVQIYGREAVPPEHLVVECFDSSGRDVKFQGR, translated from the coding sequence ATGAAGCAGGAGATGCTCATCAACGTTTCGCAACCCGAAGAATGTCGGATCGCGATCGTGGAAGACGGCGTGCTGGAAGAGCTGTACATCGAGCGCAGCAGCCAGGACAACTACGTCGGCAATATCTACAAGGGTAAAGTCGTCAACATCGAGCCCAGCATACAGGCAGCCTTCGTCGATTTTGGCGTGGGCCGGAACGGGTTCTTGCACATCAGTGACGTCGAGCCGCAATACTTTCGCCAGGGCGGATATGATCCGACGAAACCCATCGAGGGCAACGGCTCGCAGCGTGGCCGCGGTAATGGTCCTGACGAGGAACGTGACGACGAGCGGGACGAGGAGCGTGGCGACCAACATCGCCAGGAATCGCCCCGCCACCGCAAACGCGGCTTTCGCCCCGGGGTTCGTCCCCGCGTAAAACCGCCGATCCAGGACATCCTGCGCCGCGGCGACGAAGTGCTGGTGCAAGTCATCAAGGAGGGGATCGGCACCAAGGGACCGACCCTGTCGACGTATATCAGCATTCCAGGACGATACCTGGTGTTGATGCCGGCACTCGGCCGCGTGGGCGTTTCGCGCAAGATCGAGGACGACGACGTGCGCCGCAAGCTGCGCGACGTCATGCTCGAGCTGAATCCGCCCAAGGGCCTGGGCTTTATCATCCGCACGGCCGGCATCGACCGTACGAAGAAAGAATTGTCGCGCGACCTGGCCTACTTGCTGCGGCTGTGGAAGGTGATCGTCCGGCGAATCAAGAAAATGCAAGCGCCGGTCGACATCTACGAAGAAAGCGACATGATCATCCGCACCATCCGCGACATCTTTACGGGCGACGTGGATGCGATCTATATCGACGAGCCGGCAGCGCACGAGCGCGCCAAAGAGTTCTTGCAGATCGTCATGCCGCGCTATGTCCATCGACTGCAACTGTACGAGGGCAAAGAGCCGCTGTTCCATCGCTACCGACTGGATGAGGAGATCAGCCGGATTCATCAGCGCGAAGTCCCGCTGCGCCAGGGAGGCTCGATCGTTGTCGATCAAACCGAAGCGCTCGTGGCCATCGACGTCAACAGCGGTAACTTCCGCGCGGACGACTCGGCCGAGGAAACCGCCTTTCAGATGAATCTGCTGGCGGCCAAGGAAATTGCCCGGCAGTTGCGCTTGCGCGACCTGGGAGGCGTGATCGTCAACGACTTCATCGACATGCGCAAGGAACGGCATCGTCGCGGCGTGGAACGCGCGCTGCGCGACGCGGTGAAGCGCGACCGGGCCCGCACCAAGATCCTGCGCACCAGCCCCTTCGGCTTGATCGAGATGACCCGGCAGCGGATTCGCCCCAGCCTCAAGCGCAGCGTGTTCAAGGACTGCCCCGGATGCTCGGGCACGGGGGTCGTGAAGACGGCCGAGAGCATGGCGATCGAGGTCGTGCGTACGCTGATCCTGGCCAGCCAGCAGGAGGATGTGGCCAAGGTCGCGGTCACCGTTTCGGATGAAGTGGCCACGTACCTGAACAACAAGAAACGCCGGGAGCTGGCCAGAATCGAGGATAACGCCAGCATTTCGGTGCAGATCTACGGCCGCGAGGCGGTGCCCCCCGAACACCTGGTCGTGGAATGCTTCGACTCGAGCGGCCGGGACGTGAAATTCCAGGGCCGATGA
- the rplU gene encoding 50S ribosomal protein L21 — MYAIIVDGGRQFKVEEGQEIEIDFRDAKAGTELKFEEVLAYSDGASTKIGRPTLAGVSVVAEVVGVAQGPKLVVQKMRRRKNSRRRTGHRQLHTKVRVSKIVG; from the coding sequence ATGTACGCAATCATCGTCGACGGCGGACGGCAGTTTAAGGTCGAAGAAGGTCAAGAGATCGAGATCGATTTCCGCGACGCCAAGGCCGGAACCGAGCTGAAATTCGAGGAAGTTTTGGCCTACAGCGACGGGGCGAGCACCAAAATCGGCCGTCCTACGTTGGCCGGCGTTAGCGTCGTGGCCGAAGTGGTCGGCGTCGCCCAAGGTCCGAAGTTGGTGGTGCAAAAGATGCGGCGTCGCAAGAACTCGCGCCGCCGTACGGGCCACCGGCAACTGCACACGAAGGTCCGCGTGAGCAAGATCGTGGGCTGA